The Nitrospiraceae bacterium genome contains a region encoding:
- the msrB gene encoding peptide-methionine (R)-S-oxide reductase MsrB → MGKQPEIGAIVKVIKTDDEWRKLLSPETYRVLRHEETERPFVNPMHENHQAGIYNCAGCDLPLFSSEHKFDSGTGWPSFWQPIDPKVIGTTTDFKLIFPRTEVHCARCDGHQGHVFKDGPKPTGLRYCINGVALKFVPA, encoded by the coding sequence ATGGGTAAGCAACCGGAGATCGGCGCGATCGTGAAAGTCATCAAGACCGACGACGAGTGGAGGAAACTCCTGTCACCGGAGACCTATCGCGTCCTGCGACACGAGGAAACCGAGCGGCCGTTCGTCAACCCCATGCACGAGAACCATCAGGCCGGCATTTACAATTGTGCCGGGTGCGACTTACCGCTCTTCTCTTCGGAACACAAGTTCGATAGCGGGACGGGCTGGCCTAGCTTCTGGCAACCGATCGATCCTAAGGTCATCGGCACCACAACCGACTTCAAACTGATTTTTCCACGGACGGAAGTCCACTGCGCCCGCTGCGATGGCCATCAAGGCCATGTCTTCAAGGACGGTCCTAAACCGACTGGACTGCGATACTGCATCAACGGCGTGGCATTGAAGTTTGTGCCGGCGTAG